A single window of Pseudoduganella plicata DNA harbors:
- a CDS encoding ABC transporter substrate-binding protein: protein MKPQIRITVLAAALALAGVAHAQEVLKIGFSGPLSGGAALYGKNVLSGMQMAAAEINAKPLEIGGKRYKLEIVALDDKYNPSETGINVQRLVQQHKTAAVLVPHSGGIFAVQAFNEKSKVLLLAYTSLPQATERGNTLTVRIPPDFTGYIAPFTKAMMTLHGKNVALAAADHDYAKAWAAAFKPAWEAAGGKVVAENPMSYNKATDFYSGVSRVLQSKPDVLFIGGASEPTALVAKQARELGFKGGFIIIDQAKIDEMAKVVGGLGALEGSVGVMPVTGDDRPEPAAFTARYRKLNPGKDPSSEISLNYSAVHATVAAMKLAGTVTDAVAIRAKMDQAFRTLPPALNPNDIEGLDSKGGTVANTIIGVVEKGKIKGQFLRALNAGK from the coding sequence ATGAAACCACAGATCCGCATCACCGTGCTTGCCGCCGCACTGGCCCTGGCCGGCGTCGCCCACGCCCAGGAAGTCCTCAAGATCGGCTTTTCCGGTCCCCTGAGCGGCGGCGCTGCGCTATACGGCAAGAACGTCCTCAGTGGCATGCAGATGGCCGCCGCCGAAATCAACGCGAAACCGCTGGAGATCGGCGGCAAGCGCTACAAGCTGGAGATCGTCGCCCTCGACGACAAGTACAACCCCAGCGAGACGGGCATCAATGTGCAGCGCCTCGTGCAGCAGCACAAGACGGCCGCCGTGCTGGTGCCGCACTCCGGCGGCATCTTTGCCGTGCAGGCGTTCAATGAAAAGTCGAAGGTGCTGCTGCTGGCCTATACCAGTCTGCCGCAGGCGACGGAACGGGGCAACACGCTGACGGTACGCATCCCGCCGGACTTCACCGGCTACATCGCCCCGTTTACGAAAGCGATGATGACGCTGCACGGCAAGAACGTCGCGCTGGCCGCGGCCGACCATGACTACGCCAAGGCGTGGGCCGCCGCCTTCAAGCCGGCATGGGAGGCGGCCGGCGGCAAGGTCGTCGCCGAGAACCCCATGTCGTACAACAAGGCCACCGATTTCTACAGCGGCGTCAGTCGCGTGCTCCAGTCGAAGCCGGACGTGCTGTTCATCGGCGGCGCCTCCGAGCCGACGGCGCTGGTGGCGAAGCAGGCGCGCGAACTGGGCTTCAAGGGCGGCTTCATCATCATCGACCAGGCCAAGATCGACGAGATGGCAAAGGTCGTGGGCGGCCTGGGAGCGTTGGAAGGCTCGGTCGGCGTGATGCCGGTAACCGGCGACGACCGCCCCGAGCCGGCCGCTTTCACGGCGCGCTACCGCAAGCTCAACCCGGGCAAGGACCCCAGCAGCGAAATCAGCCTGAATTACTCGGCCGTCCACGCGACGGTCGCGGCAATGAAGCTGGCGGGTACCGTCACCGACGCCGTCGCGATCCGGGCGAAGATGGACCAGGCCTTCAGGACGCTGCCGCCGGCTCTCAACCCGAACGACATCGAAGGCCTGGACAGCAAGGGCGGCACGGTGGCCAACACGATCATCGGCGTTGTCGAGAAAGGCAAGATCAAGGGGCAGTTCCTGCGCGCGCTGAACGCCGGGAAGTAA
- a CDS encoding acyl-CoA dehydrogenase family protein, whose translation MNFEHTEERRMLADSLDRFIAAEYGFETRNRIAASAQGYSSTMWRRFAELGAIGALLREDDGGFGGGGHDIAVVFESLGRGLVLEPFLASAVLAGEAIALAGSNAQKEILRSIVEGGTIVTLAHDEPDSHYELARVRTTARTDGGSWVLEGAKSVVAHGDHAQLFIVSARTAGAVDDEHGISLFIVPADAAGVTVQGTPTMDGGRVAYVTFDGVRLDAQAVLGEAGHGYDTLERAVGRGVLALCAEALGAMEEARAATLEYLRTRRQFDVPIGSFQALQHRMVDLLLEIEQARSSVINAAAALEGDRVPRERALSAAKMTIGRVGTLVAEECIQLHGGIGMTWELPLSHYAKRLVMIDHQLGDGDHHLQRYIALG comes from the coding sequence ATGAACTTCGAGCACACGGAAGAACGGCGCATGCTGGCCGACAGCCTGGATCGCTTCATTGCCGCCGAATACGGTTTCGAGACGCGCAACCGTATCGCGGCGTCAGCGCAGGGCTATTCGTCCACGATGTGGCGCAGGTTCGCCGAACTGGGGGCGATCGGCGCGCTGCTGCGCGAGGATGATGGCGGATTTGGCGGCGGCGGTCACGATATCGCCGTCGTGTTCGAGTCGCTGGGGCGCGGCCTGGTGCTGGAACCCTTCCTTGCCAGCGCGGTGCTGGCCGGCGAGGCGATCGCGCTGGCCGGCAGCAATGCGCAGAAGGAGATATTGCGGTCGATTGTCGAAGGCGGCACCATCGTCACGCTGGCGCACGACGAGCCGGACTCGCATTACGAGCTGGCCCGGGTAAGGACGACGGCGCGTACCGACGGTGGCAGCTGGGTACTCGAAGGCGCAAAGTCCGTGGTGGCGCATGGCGACCATGCCCAGCTGTTCATCGTGTCGGCCCGTACCGCCGGGGCCGTGGACGACGAACACGGCATCTCGCTGTTTATCGTACCGGCGGATGCCGCCGGGGTGACCGTGCAGGGCACGCCGACGATGGACGGCGGCCGCGTCGCGTACGTGACGTTCGACGGCGTGCGGCTGGACGCGCAGGCCGTGCTGGGCGAAGCGGGACATGGGTACGATACGCTGGAACGGGCCGTCGGACGGGGCGTGCTGGCCCTGTGCGCCGAGGCGCTGGGCGCGATGGAGGAGGCCAGGGCGGCCACGCTGGAGTACCTGCGCACGCGCCGCCAGTTCGACGTGCCGATCGGCAGCTTCCAGGCGCTGCAGCACCGGATGGTCGATCTGCTGCTGGAAATCGAACAGGCCCGCTCGAGCGTCATCAATGCCGCCGCCGCGCTGGAGGGCGACCGGGTGCCACGCGAGCGGGCGCTGTCTGCCGCCAAGATGACGATCGGGCGGGTGGGAACGCTGGTGGCGGAGGAATGCATCCAGCTGCATGGCGGGATCGGCATGACGTGGGAACTGCCGTTGTCCCACTATGCCAAGCGGCTCGTCATGATCGACCATCAGCTGGGGGATGGCGATCACCATTTGCAGCGGTATATCGCGCTGGGATAA
- a CDS encoding acyl-CoA dehydrogenase family protein, producing the protein MDLNFNPAEQDFRDEVRSFLAERLPARLAHKVAQGRHLAKADMEQWHAILHARGWLAGHWPVAFGGTGWTAVQNFIFENECALANAPRIVPFGVNMLGPVLIRYGTDAQRRYWLPRILDGSDWWCQGYSEPGAGSDLAAVRTTAVRGVDGDGEHYIVNGQKTWTTLGQYANMIFCLVRTDREAKKQQGISFLLVDMTSPGVEVRPIITLDGGYEVNEVFFTDVRVPAANLVGEENRGWDCAKYLLTYERTNIAGVGLSVAALERLKRVAAQRTRNGRPLAEDSLFAARLARVEIDLENMKTTNLRVIAAVAGGGAPGPESSMLKIRGTQIRQEILALTRRAMGIHARPFVAAALDGDEEMACVGPDFAHAAAAQYFNNRKLSIFGGSNEIQKNIVAKAILGL; encoded by the coding sequence ATGGACCTGAACTTCAACCCGGCGGAACAGGACTTCCGCGACGAAGTACGCAGTTTTCTGGCCGAGCGCCTGCCGGCCCGCCTGGCCCACAAGGTCGCGCAGGGCAGGCACCTGGCCAAGGCCGACATGGAGCAGTGGCACGCGATCCTGCACGCGCGCGGCTGGCTGGCCGGCCACTGGCCGGTGGCGTTCGGCGGCACCGGATGGACAGCGGTCCAGAATTTCATCTTCGAGAACGAGTGCGCGCTGGCGAATGCGCCCCGCATCGTGCCGTTCGGCGTCAACATGCTGGGCCCCGTGCTGATCCGTTACGGCACCGACGCGCAGCGGCGCTACTGGCTGCCGCGCATCCTGGACGGCTCCGACTGGTGGTGCCAGGGCTATTCCGAACCGGGTGCGGGCTCCGACCTGGCGGCCGTGCGCACCACCGCCGTGCGCGGGGTAGACGGGGACGGCGAACACTACATCGTCAACGGGCAGAAGACATGGACCACGCTGGGCCAGTACGCCAACATGATCTTCTGCCTGGTGCGCACGGACCGGGAAGCGAAGAAGCAGCAGGGGATCAGCTTCCTGCTGGTCGACATGACGTCGCCCGGTGTCGAGGTGCGGCCCATCATCACGCTCGATGGCGGCTATGAAGTCAACGAGGTGTTCTTCACGGACGTGCGCGTGCCTGCCGCGAACCTCGTCGGCGAAGAGAACCGCGGCTGGGATTGCGCCAAATATCTGCTCACGTACGAGCGCACCAATATCGCCGGTGTCGGCCTGTCGGTGGCCGCGCTGGAACGCCTCAAGCGCGTCGCGGCGCAGCGTACCCGCAACGGCCGGCCGCTGGCCGAGGATTCGCTGTTTGCGGCGCGGCTGGCGCGCGTCGAGATCGACCTGGAGAACATGAAGACGACCAACCTGCGCGTCATCGCGGCCGTCGCGGGCGGCGGTGCGCCGGGACCGGAAAGCTCGATGCTGAAGATCCGCGGCACGCAGATCCGCCAGGAGATCCTGGCGCTGACGCGCCGCGCGATGGGCATCCATGCCCGCCCGTTCGTGGCCGCGGCGCTCGACGGCGACGAGGAGATGGCTTGTGTGGGACCGGACTTCGCGCATGCCGCGGCGGCGCAGTATTTCAACAATCGCAAGCTGTCGATCTTCGGCGGCTCCAACGAGATCCAGAAAAACATCGTCGCCAAGGCGATCCTCGGCCTGTAA
- a CDS encoding acyl-CoA thioesterase → MNWDYPQPHIYRVTPQGDDIDGLDHTNNAVYVRWCEQAGWSHSEALGLDLAAYRRLDRAMAIGRAEYDYVLPTGLGEELLLGTWLCGTDGRLTMERRFQLVRARDGATVMRGRWHLVCIEIGSGKPRRMPPEFCDAYLPVVVSAANDS, encoded by the coding sequence TTGAACTGGGACTATCCACAACCGCACATTTACCGCGTCACGCCGCAGGGCGACGATATCGACGGCCTGGATCACACGAACAACGCCGTCTATGTACGCTGGTGCGAGCAGGCCGGCTGGTCGCATTCGGAAGCGCTGGGGCTCGACCTTGCCGCCTATCGCCGCCTGGACCGGGCCATGGCGATCGGCCGTGCCGAATACGACTACGTGCTGCCCACCGGGCTGGGCGAGGAACTGCTGCTGGGGACGTGGCTGTGCGGCACGGATGGCCGGCTGACGATGGAGCGGCGCTTCCAGCTGGTCCGCGCGCGCGATGGGGCGACCGTCATGCGCGGGCGCTGGCATCTCGTCTGCATCGAGATCGGCAGCGGCAAGCCGCGGCGCATGCCGCCGGAGTTTTGCGATGCCTACCTGCCGGTCGTCGTGAGCGCCGCCAATGATTCATGA
- a CDS encoding NAD(P)-dependent alcohol dehydrogenase: MTVKAYGAHAADKPLESLDITRRAPGPHDVQIDIAFCGVCHSDLHTVRAEWAGTLFPCVPGHEIVGRVASVGAHVTDFKAGDLVGVGCMVDSCQHCADCDDGLENYCDGMVGTYNGATADAPGHTLGGYSEQIVVHERFVLRVSHSADQLAAVAPLLCAGITTWSPLRHWNAGPGKRVGIVGIGGLGHMGIKLARAMGAHVVAFTTSESKRADALALGAHEVIVSRDAEAMASQTKSLDLIVNTVAAPHDLDAFLNLLKRDATMVLVGAPATPHPSPQVFNLITKRRAIAGSMIGGIPETQEMLDFCAEHNIVADIEMIRADEINAAYERMLKGDVKYRFVIDNATLAA; this comes from the coding sequence ATGACCGTTAAAGCCTATGGCGCCCACGCCGCCGACAAGCCGCTCGAATCGCTCGACATCACCCGCCGCGCACCCGGACCGCACGACGTCCAGATCGACATCGCCTTTTGCGGCGTATGCCACTCCGACCTGCACACCGTGCGCGCCGAATGGGCCGGTACGCTGTTCCCGTGCGTGCCGGGCCACGAGATCGTCGGCCGCGTCGCTTCCGTCGGCGCCCACGTCACGGATTTCAAGGCTGGCGACCTGGTTGGCGTCGGCTGCATGGTCGACAGCTGCCAGCACTGCGCCGATTGCGACGACGGCCTGGAAAACTACTGCGACGGCATGGTCGGCACGTACAACGGCGCCACCGCCGACGCACCCGGGCACACGCTGGGCGGCTACTCGGAACAGATCGTCGTCCACGAACGCTTCGTGCTGCGCGTGAGCCATTCCGCCGACCAGCTGGCTGCCGTCGCGCCGCTGCTGTGCGCCGGCATCACGACCTGGTCGCCGCTGCGGCACTGGAACGCGGGCCCCGGCAAGCGTGTCGGCATCGTCGGCATCGGCGGTCTTGGCCACATGGGCATCAAGCTGGCCCGCGCCATGGGGGCGCACGTGGTGGCGTTCACGACGTCCGAATCGAAGCGCGCCGACGCGCTGGCGCTGGGCGCGCATGAAGTGATCGTCTCGCGTGACGCCGAGGCGATGGCGTCGCAGACGAAAAGCCTGGACCTGATCGTCAACACGGTGGCCGCGCCGCACGACCTGGACGCGTTCCTCAACCTGCTCAAGCGCGACGCCACGATGGTGCTGGTCGGCGCGCCCGCCACGCCGCACCCTTCGCCGCAGGTGTTCAACCTGATCACCAAGCGCCGCGCGATTGCCGGCTCGATGATCGGCGGCATTCCGGAAACCCAGGAGATGCTGGACTTCTGCGCCGAGCACAATATCGTGGCGGACATCGAGATGATCCGCGCCGACGAGATCAACGCGGCCTACGAGCGCATGTTGAAGGGCGACGTCAAGTACCGCTTCGTCATCGACAACGCCACGCTGGCAGCCTGA